Proteins encoded together in one Gimesia sp. window:
- a CDS encoding SUMF1/EgtB/PvdO family nonheme iron enzyme: MYRGQNCVTNQYSRRGITKREIIVVSCVAILLIAIISPLVIYSRESSRLLHCQSNLRRLGTGLAAYQTTYQCLPPAAIWSTQAMHSLSLNMSTRPDLFTHANWALMLLPFVGEEHLAEKMDYRQPVSIEQNAAVRTTFLSVMTCPGDSFNQAENPHIFEPTPGQSISFARGNYAINGGSHNMRLVPGSTTIPSGDGAQLKIDRENREFQYWGNGVAGFNISFRQKDFANGSSSLVVFDEVRAGIHPVDPRGVWAFGQIGSSVTWAHGVNGDDYGPNNQWPRSDDILGCARLHDTVGTETLKKEGMPCVSYLDSNTNATARSLHTEGANVLFLDGTSRFLSNQIDPGLWHAIHSRETPSELLSSNDFDHQLATENFNDEAALSDESEQHKNQSTKKTTSLTNSIGMQFVLVPAGTFTMGIADSGNNHNPPPETPAHSVTITEDYLLGQYEVTQEQYLRITGNNPSYHLSEDSTEGDAGKKPVERVTWYEAQEFCRQLSNLSTEQMQGRTYRLPTEAEWEYACKAGSDEPFDWGRYRKNSGDTGYAGGIRPALPVTSVGHYPANSMGIYDMRGNVWEWCSDWFDRDYYHRSPRENPRGPAQGFIKVVRGSDWRFTGETCRIDYSMMPPWKASPFVGFRIVCELHQIPDENSIHNHGNVAD, translated from the coding sequence ATGTATAGAGGACAAAACTGCGTTACAAATCAGTATTCACGACGGGGAATCACCAAACGTGAGATCATCGTTGTATCTTGTGTGGCGATCCTGTTGATAGCCATTATTTCGCCTCTTGTGATCTATTCTCGCGAATCATCTCGTCTGCTGCATTGTCAGTCGAATCTGAGACGTCTCGGCACAGGACTCGCGGCATATCAAACCACGTATCAATGTCTGCCTCCTGCTGCGATCTGGAGCACGCAAGCGATGCATTCGCTCTCTCTGAATATGAGTACGCGTCCTGATCTGTTCACGCATGCTAACTGGGCTTTGATGCTGTTGCCTTTTGTGGGGGAGGAACACCTGGCAGAAAAAATGGATTATCGCCAGCCCGTCAGCATCGAACAAAATGCTGCAGTTCGCACGACATTCCTCTCAGTGATGACCTGTCCGGGTGATTCTTTTAATCAGGCTGAGAACCCGCATATTTTTGAACCGACACCAGGACAATCGATCTCTTTTGCGCGAGGGAATTATGCCATCAATGGCGGATCTCATAATATGCGGCTGGTGCCAGGATCAACCACAATTCCGTCAGGAGACGGAGCGCAGTTGAAAATCGACCGGGAAAACAGAGAGTTTCAATACTGGGGAAATGGCGTTGCCGGATTTAATATTTCATTTCGACAGAAAGATTTTGCAAATGGAAGTTCGTCTCTAGTGGTCTTTGATGAAGTGCGTGCTGGGATTCACCCCGTCGACCCACGAGGAGTCTGGGCGTTCGGTCAGATCGGGAGTAGCGTCACGTGGGCACATGGTGTGAACGGAGATGATTATGGCCCCAATAATCAATGGCCGCGATCTGATGATATTCTCGGGTGTGCGCGCCTGCACGATACCGTTGGGACAGAGACTTTAAAAAAAGAAGGAATGCCCTGCGTCTCCTATCTTGATAGTAACACCAACGCTACCGCACGCAGTCTTCACACTGAAGGAGCAAACGTTCTGTTTCTGGATGGCACCAGTCGTTTTTTATCAAATCAAATAGATCCGGGGCTCTGGCATGCAATTCATTCCAGGGAAACCCCTTCAGAATTACTGAGCTCCAATGATTTTGATCACCAGCTTGCCACTGAGAATTTTAACGACGAGGCTGCTTTGAGTGATGAGTCAGAGCAGCATAAAAATCAATCCACAAAAAAAACTACTTCATTGACTAATAGTATTGGAATGCAGTTTGTCCTTGTCCCTGCAGGTACTTTCACCATGGGGATAGCGGACTCAGGGAATAATCATAATCCTCCTCCAGAAACTCCCGCTCACTCAGTCACTATTACAGAAGATTATCTGCTAGGTCAGTATGAAGTGACCCAGGAACAGTATTTACGAATCACGGGTAACAATCCGAGTTATCATCTATCCGAAGATTCCACGGAAGGTGATGCCGGGAAAAAACCTGTTGAACGAGTGACCTGGTATGAAGCACAAGAGTTTTGCAGACAACTCTCGAATCTTTCAACAGAGCAGATGCAGGGGCGCACATATCGGCTACCCACTGAGGCGGAATGGGAATATGCCTGCAAGGCTGGATCAGATGAACCATTTGATTGGGGCAGATACCGAAAGAACTCAGGTGACACTGGTTATGCAGGTGGGATCAGACCGGCACTGCCTGTGACATCCGTCGGCCATTATCCGGCAAATTCAATGGGAATTTATGATATGCGAGGCAATGTCTGGGAATGGTGTTCCGACTGGTTTGATCGCGACTATTATCATCGCTCTCCCCGAGAAAATCCCCGGGGCCCAGCACAGGGATTTATTAAAGTGGTCCGCGGGTCTGACTGGCGCTTTACCGGTGAAACCTGTCGCATCGATTATTCCATGATGCCTCCCTGGAAGGCCAGCCCCTTTGTCGGATTTCGAATAGTTTGTGAATTGCACCAAATACCGGATGAGAACTCGATTCATAATCACGGGAATGTAGCTGATTGA
- a CDS encoding glycosyltransferase family 39 protein — MDFPESTLQNTTSTRAYSKLWWLIPIVVLTVFLRGQNLSEVGYLFDESFSLQMVQFPFQEMMERIPEDTGPPMFYIILKAWIGLFGNSLFSTRMLSVALGTITVLGVYFLAYEAYRKRGDASSEKQARFIAITAALLAALCPLHITWSQRIRMYSLGTTLAVLSSLFLFRALKRPERSARDWGLFTLTGILLIYTHYFGLFTLTVEFGFALGYLLLNSTEKKWTHRLNHIWPLVLSAFAIWFVWSPWIPQFLYQRSHVNQTFWSSPLTWDRFGSQIALLFDLNLWLSNSPQKGLLAAEICFVFLVILVMGRRPADIYIALAASVPILIVVIISKISRSVFAYRYLQFAHIFMLIAIAVLLSRLPVKPLRLSMTVLVISGMGFLAWKHYEVRQKHAVLPGMETAIARFEQSRGADEKLICCNPMLFTSADAYSRNRHTIFVDGSPDRYPFFQGTAVIRENEYLAPAEYLGENSNAFWTLDAQRWFNGTWEVHVPTGWRKAGEMHFPEFYADLILRLYVREDKPQAQQTPLLQ; from the coding sequence ATGGACTTTCCAGAATCCACTCTCCAAAACACGACTTCCACAAGAGCATATTCGAAACTCTGGTGGCTGATCCCGATCGTGGTATTGACTGTTTTTCTCAGGGGCCAAAACCTGTCAGAGGTAGGCTATCTGTTTGACGAGAGTTTCAGCCTGCAAATGGTCCAGTTCCCCTTTCAGGAAATGATGGAACGGATCCCTGAAGATACCGGCCCACCTATGTTCTATATCATCCTGAAAGCCTGGATAGGGTTATTCGGTAATTCCCTGTTTTCAACACGCATGTTGAGCGTCGCACTGGGAACAATTACGGTATTAGGGGTCTATTTCCTGGCCTATGAGGCGTACCGTAAACGAGGAGATGCCAGTTCAGAAAAACAGGCACGATTCATCGCTATTACCGCAGCTTTACTGGCGGCGCTCTGCCCACTGCATATCACCTGGTCTCAACGTATTCGCATGTATTCTCTGGGGACCACATTGGCTGTACTGTCGAGCTTGTTTCTTTTTCGTGCACTCAAGCGTCCTGAAAGGAGCGCACGTGACTGGGGCTTGTTTACTCTGACAGGAATCTTACTGATTTACACCCACTATTTTGGACTGTTTACGCTGACCGTCGAATTCGGGTTTGCACTTGGATATCTGCTATTGAATTCCACAGAAAAAAAGTGGACACATCGACTAAACCATATATGGCCTCTGGTTCTTTCTGCCTTCGCAATCTGGTTTGTCTGGTCTCCCTGGATTCCACAATTTTTGTACCAGCGATCACATGTAAATCAGACTTTCTGGAGTAGTCCCCTTACGTGGGATCGCTTTGGTTCACAAATCGCCCTGCTGTTCGATTTGAATTTATGGTTGAGCAATTCGCCACAGAAAGGTTTACTTGCTGCAGAAATCTGCTTTGTCTTCCTGGTGATCCTGGTCATGGGACGTCGTCCGGCTGATATTTATATTGCGCTAGCAGCAAGTGTCCCCATTTTGATTGTTGTCATCATTTCAAAAATATCTCGCAGTGTATTTGCATATCGCTATTTGCAATTCGCACATATTTTTATGTTAATTGCCATAGCTGTTCTGCTCTCTCGTCTCCCAGTGAAACCTCTCCGGTTGAGTATGACTGTTCTCGTCATATCAGGTATGGGATTCCTCGCCTGGAAGCATTATGAAGTCAGGCAAAAACATGCTGTTTTACCTGGTATGGAAACGGCAATTGCCCGTTTTGAACAGTCTCGGGGGGCGGATGAAAAATTGATCTGTTGTAACCCCATGTTATTTACTTCTGCTGATGCATATTCCCGAAACAGGCACACAATTTTTGTAGATGGTTCGCCGGACAGGTATCCCTTTTTTCAGGGGACAGCGGTCATTCGAGAAAATGAATATCTTGCACCCGCTGAATATCTTGGTGAGAACAGTAACGCATTCTGGACTCTGGATGCTCAACGCTGGTTCAATGGTACCTGGGAAGTTCATGTACCGACTGGCTGGAGAAAGGCAGGGGAAATGCATTTTCCTGAATTTTATGCAGATCTCATTTTGCGGTTATATGTTCGTGAAGATAAACCGCAGGCTCAGCAAACGCCACTTCTCCAATAA
- a CDS encoding glycosyltransferase family 39 protein, whose product MSFWFDESFCLKMAEFPISDLWVHAKEDPHPPLFYFILKYWMMLFGSSTLATRLASFIPGILSIIGIFLVVKEAYRDPQTGNCSSSVNSAAVVAAALVALSPLHILWSYQVRMYAAGTALAAFSSWFLLKVLRREPSRKRDWYFFTMTAIALVYTHNFGLFVVTAQYLFAAGYLLLHHRAASLLQAGSRLMPLLISATGTLLAWLPWLPSFLHQRQLVVEGFWTKPFSWQTAGATLFDMFGFDQAMDMTPVIGLIAGQIMVLILLLLAFGRRPGDYFLALIAGFPFVAGILVSIFSRNIFNDRYFMFNQIFLFAALAVLISRISLKPIQFCLYGICIAGTGFLAYEQWLNREADFKLPAIQGAMASIEERRKPGELLLVCDPAIYVSVIAHARERGDIFTFHPGEDYPFTHGAAAMREDEYLRSQEIAQRRDPWIWAFDADSYRWRVPVPPGYRLVGENSFPGFRAKYAVRLYSRATEVTAKPNSN is encoded by the coding sequence ATGAGTTTCTGGTTTGATGAAAGCTTCTGTCTCAAAATGGCAGAGTTCCCCATTTCCGATTTGTGGGTCCATGCAAAGGAAGATCCGCATCCACCATTATTTTACTTCATCCTGAAGTACTGGATGATGCTGTTTGGCTCATCGACCTTGGCCACCAGGCTGGCCAGTTTCATCCCGGGTATCTTGTCCATCATTGGGATTTTTCTGGTAGTAAAAGAAGCATATCGCGACCCACAAACAGGAAACTGTAGCTCCTCCGTGAATTCGGCTGCCGTCGTAGCCGCTGCTCTGGTCGCGTTAAGCCCACTCCACATATTATGGTCATATCAGGTGCGGATGTACGCGGCAGGTACTGCTCTGGCTGCTTTTTCAAGCTGGTTTCTGCTCAAGGTCCTGCGACGAGAACCCTCACGCAAACGTGACTGGTATTTTTTCACAATGACGGCGATCGCCCTGGTTTACACACATAATTTCGGGCTGTTCGTAGTCACAGCGCAATATCTCTTTGCAGCCGGTTATCTGTTGCTACATCACCGTGCTGCGAGTTTGTTACAAGCGGGCTCCCGACTGATGCCGCTTTTGATCTCAGCGACAGGCACTCTTCTCGCCTGGCTGCCCTGGCTGCCTTCGTTTCTCCATCAGAGACAACTTGTTGTCGAGGGTTTCTGGACGAAACCATTCAGTTGGCAGACAGCGGGAGCGACGCTCTTTGATATGTTTGGCTTTGATCAGGCAATGGATATGACCCCGGTCATTGGTCTGATTGCAGGTCAGATCATGGTATTGATTCTATTGTTGCTGGCATTCGGGCGTCGTCCGGGGGACTATTTTCTAGCTCTGATAGCCGGTTTCCCGTTTGTAGCTGGAATTCTCGTGTCCATCTTTTCACGAAATATCTTCAATGATCGCTATTTCATGTTCAATCAGATCTTTCTTTTTGCTGCGCTGGCTGTATTAATCAGTCGTATCAGCTTGAAACCGATTCAATTCTGCCTGTATGGAATCTGCATCGCAGGGACCGGTTTTCTGGCTTATGAACAATGGCTCAATCGTGAAGCAGATTTCAAACTGCCTGCCATTCAGGGCGCCATGGCGAGTATTGAAGAACGGCGGAAACCAGGGGAACTGCTTCTGGTGTGTGATCCTGCGATTTATGTATCTGTGATCGCCCATGCCAGAGAACGCGGAGATATTTTCACATTTCATCCGGGTGAAGACTATCCCTTTACACACGGAGCTGCTGCCATGCGGGAAGATGAATATTTACGATCACAGGAAATTGCTCAACGGAGGGATCCCTGGATCTGGGCTTTTGATGCTGACTCTTATCGTTGGAGAGTTCCGGTTCCGCCTGGTTACCGATTGGTGGGGGAAAATTCGTTTCCTGGTTTCCGAGCGAAATATGCAGTAAGACTCTATTCACGAGCAACCGAAGTGACTGCAAAACCAAACTCAAATTGA